In a genomic window of Thermosynechococcus sp. CL-1:
- a CDS encoding NAD(P)H-quinone oxidoreductase subunit F codes for MPNSLLETSWWVPCYGLVGAALTLPWATGVVRRTGPRPAAYFNLLMTVVAFVHGFFLLQQTRSGATATIVWHWLQAPGLDLSFSLLINSVTTGAMELVTGLSILAQIFALGYLEKDWGMARFFALMGFFEAALSGIAISNSLLLSYGLLEMLTLSTYLLIGFWYAQPLVVKAARDAFLTKRVGDILLLMGVVAVGSLAGSYDFPNLYQWAEDANLPDGWGFLLGLALIAGPTGKCAQVPLHLWLDEAMEGPNPASIMRNSVVVAAGAYILIKLQPILVACPGANIALILIGAVTAISESLVSIAQIDIKRALSHSTSAYLGLVFIGVGTNWTDFALFVLLTHAIAKALLFMSIGSVIMTTNCQDLTELGGLGGRMPATSSAFVIGGLSLIGCLPLGAFWSFYRGIDYYWQTQLGLVGLILLVNTLTAVNLTRVFRLVFLGPAQPKTRRAPEVPWPLAVPMVTLSILNVLVPFILQRVQLLPTTIDWWIVVLLVVSGCTGILLGGFVTLKRQWTRPIKVPLRFVQDLLAYDLYIEELYRYTVVWAVRSLSQFSAWVDRHVVDRIVNTTGVASLVGGELLKYSASGQSQAYLLLVFIGVAILGGAIAWLLL; via the coding sequence ATGCCAAATTCACTGTTAGAAACCAGTTGGTGGGTGCCCTGTTATGGCTTAGTGGGTGCAGCCCTGACGTTGCCTTGGGCCACCGGTGTTGTGCGGCGCACCGGGCCTCGACCCGCAGCCTATTTCAATCTGCTGATGACGGTTGTTGCTTTTGTGCATGGCTTTTTCCTATTGCAACAAACTCGCAGTGGCGCCACCGCAACGATTGTTTGGCATTGGCTACAGGCACCGGGACTCGATCTCTCGTTTTCATTGCTCATCAACAGTGTCACCACGGGGGCTATGGAGTTGGTGACGGGCCTGAGTATCCTCGCCCAGATTTTTGCCCTGGGTTATCTCGAAAAGGACTGGGGTATGGCCCGCTTCTTTGCCTTAATGGGCTTTTTTGAGGCGGCCCTCAGTGGCATTGCGATCAGTAACTCGTTGCTCCTGAGCTATGGCCTGTTGGAGATGCTGACCCTCTCGACCTATTTGCTGATTGGCTTCTGGTATGCTCAGCCCCTTGTGGTCAAAGCAGCACGGGATGCCTTTCTCACCAAACGGGTGGGGGATATCTTACTCCTCATGGGGGTAGTCGCTGTCGGCAGCCTTGCGGGGAGTTATGATTTTCCCAATCTCTACCAATGGGCAGAAGACGCCAATTTACCAGACGGTTGGGGCTTTTTACTGGGCTTAGCCTTGATTGCAGGTCCCACGGGTAAATGTGCTCAAGTGCCTTTGCACCTGTGGCTCGATGAAGCGATGGAAGGGCCCAACCCCGCTTCGATTATGCGCAACTCAGTGGTGGTGGCGGCGGGTGCCTATATTCTCATTAAGCTACAGCCGATTCTGGTGGCCTGCCCGGGGGCAAACATTGCGCTGATCCTGATTGGGGCAGTCACAGCCATCAGTGAATCCCTTGTTTCCATTGCCCAAATTGACATTAAACGGGCACTGTCCCACTCGACGAGCGCCTATCTGGGGTTGGTGTTTATTGGCGTCGGCACCAACTGGACAGATTTTGCCCTGTTTGTATTGCTCACCCACGCGATCGCCAAGGCACTGCTGTTTATGAGTATTGGCAGTGTGATTATGACCACCAACTGTCAGGATTTGACGGAATTGGGGGGCTTAGGCGGACGGATGCCAGCCACAAGTTCAGCCTTTGTGATTGGCGGTCTCTCCCTAATTGGCTGTCTGCCCTTGGGTGCCTTTTGGTCGTTTTATCGCGGCATTGACTACTACTGGCAAACCCAGCTTGGCTTGGTGGGTCTGATTTTGCTGGTTAATACCCTAACGGCGGTCAACCTCACCCGTGTCTTTCGCTTGGTCTTCTTAGGGCCTGCTCAACCCAAAACCCGCCGTGCCCCTGAAGTGCCTTGGCCGCTGGCAGTGCCAATGGTCACCCTGAGTATTTTGAATGTGCTGGTGCCCTTTATCTTGCAGCGGGTGCAGTTGTTACCGACAACGATTGATTGGTGGATTGTGGTTCTGCTTGTGGTGTCAGGATGCACTGGAATTCTCCTTGGGGGTTTTGTCACCCTCAAGCGCCAGTGGACACGTCCGATCAAGGTGCCCTTGCGCTTTGTGCAGGATCTGTTAGCCTACGATCTTTACATTGAGGAACTCTATCGCTATACCGTGGTTTGGGCAGTGCGATCGCTCTCGCAGTTCAGCGCTTGGGTGGATCGCCATGTTGTTGATCGCATTGTGAATACAACGGGTGTGGCATCCCTTGTGGGGGGTGAGTTGCTCAAGTACAGTGCCAGTGGTCAATCCCAAGCCTATTTGCTGCTGGTGTTTATTGGTGTGGCAATTCTTGGGGGGGCGATCGCATGGCTACTACTGTAA
- a CDS encoding NADH-quinone oxidoreductase subunit M has translation MATTVMPLLSFLLWVPLLGALALSLLPAESLGRTYRSLAAVVMAIALVVSLAIARLFDPANAAPQLTEVIPWLEPLGLSYRLSVDGLSLPLLVLNNFLTLIALLATSVNLPRPRLYYPLVLLLNAGVSGAFLADNLLLFFLFYELELIPLYLLIAIWGGARRSYAATKFLIYTAISGVLLLAGFLGLVWLAHTPSFDFDPQLSTPLPLSSQLVLLGLILVGFGIKIPLVPFHTWLPDAHVEASTPISVLLAGVLLKLGTYGLVRFGVQLFPQAWQVLAPGLATWAVVSVLYGSLMAIAQTDMKKMVAYSSIGHMGFVLLATATATPLSILAAIAQMMSHGLISALLFLLVGVVYEKTGSRNIEVLRGLLNPERGLPLIGSLMIVGVMASGGIPGMVGFVAEFLIFRSSFLTFPVQTLLCMVGTGLTAVYFLLLVNRVFFGRLPNELTDLPPVAWGDRLPSLLLATLILILGIVPNWLIHWSETTVSLLTTAVATLPVP, from the coding sequence ATGGCTACTACTGTAATGCCGCTGTTAAGTTTCCTTCTCTGGGTGCCCTTACTCGGTGCCCTTGCCCTCAGCCTGTTACCCGCTGAAAGTCTGGGACGCACCTACCGCAGTTTAGCCGCTGTCGTGATGGCGATCGCCCTTGTCGTCAGTCTCGCGATCGCCCGTCTATTTGACCCCGCCAATGCAGCACCGCAATTAACCGAGGTGATTCCTTGGTTGGAGCCACTGGGCTTGAGCTATCGCCTGAGCGTGGATGGCCTGTCGCTGCCGCTATTGGTCTTAAATAACTTCCTGACGCTGATTGCCCTCTTGGCCACTTCTGTCAATCTGCCCCGTCCGCGGTTGTATTACCCGCTGGTACTGCTGTTGAATGCGGGTGTCAGTGGCGCTTTTTTGGCCGATAATTTGCTGCTCTTTTTCCTCTTCTATGAATTGGAGTTGATTCCCCTCTACCTTCTGATTGCGATTTGGGGTGGGGCACGGCGCAGTTATGCGGCCACCAAGTTTTTAATTTACACGGCCATTTCTGGGGTGCTGCTTCTAGCCGGATTCCTAGGACTGGTGTGGCTTGCCCATACCCCCTCCTTTGACTTTGACCCCCAGTTATCCACCCCCTTGCCCCTCAGTTCACAGCTGGTTTTGCTAGGGCTGATTTTGGTGGGCTTTGGCATCAAGATTCCCCTCGTGCCCTTCCATACGTGGTTACCCGATGCCCACGTTGAAGCTTCCACGCCGATTTCTGTGCTGCTGGCGGGGGTACTCCTGAAATTGGGTACCTATGGGCTAGTGCGCTTTGGCGTGCAGTTATTCCCGCAGGCATGGCAAGTTTTGGCGCCGGGGTTGGCCACTTGGGCGGTGGTCAGTGTCCTCTACGGTTCCCTAATGGCGATCGCCCAAACGGATATGAAAAAAATGGTGGCCTACAGTTCCATTGGGCACATGGGGTTTGTTCTCTTGGCCACTGCCACTGCCACTCCCTTGAGTATTTTGGCGGCTATTGCCCAAATGATGAGCCACGGCTTAATTTCCGCCCTCCTCTTTTTGCTGGTGGGGGTTGTCTATGAAAAAACTGGCAGCCGCAACATTGAGGTACTGCGGGGATTGCTGAACCCTGAGCGGGGGTTGCCCCTGATTGGTAGCCTGATGATTGTCGGTGTCATGGCCAGTGGCGGTATCCCCGGCATGGTGGGCTTTGTGGCGGAGTTCCTGATCTTCCGCAGTAGTTTCCTCACCTTCCCAGTGCAAACACTCCTGTGTATGGTGGGGACGGGCTTAACGGCAGTGTATTTTCTCTTGCTGGTGAACCGCGTCTTTTTTGGTCGTTTGCCCAATGAATTGACGGATTTGCCGCCCGTGGCGTGGGGCGATCGCCTGCCGAGCCTCCTATTAGCCACGCTAATCTTGATCTTAGGGATTGTTCCTAACTGGCTGATCCATTGGAGTGAAACCACCGTTAGCCTTCTCACCACTGCTGTTGCTACGCTGCCCGTACCATGA
- a CDS encoding CO2 hydration protein — MTLITAAPTSLHQELRTAILERLLNGQALLPDTPTHVMEVVGILKSYGVVLKAYAENLCDISQRQFLVLFPFFKYFNGEITIPKLLRHWWHDRINYEYAEYCMRAMMWHGGGGLDAFLDSAEFRQLAAKAIAAKLRGNPLMQFVNQLFPEFLLETVRMLCYYSGLGQFWTVMYPIFLTLSDCYDAGEIRSIPDVVDHIRAGLIAAADRPITYSVTIHGQTYDILPASAGLTFLADTAIPYVEAVFLRGTPFFGLISFNAQAQQISRDQAEFGYGALFADPIPTGAAGIPPTLLMQDMRHYLPPYLLEFYRRQGRGEDDLRVKICQTFQKSMFCVTTAAITALAPYPWTTTDPQEQAANRAFYETWLDRLETSRLWNVQLSN, encoded by the coding sequence ATGACCCTGATTACTGCTGCTCCAACCTCCCTGCATCAAGAACTGCGTACCGCCATCCTAGAGCGGTTGCTGAATGGTCAAGCCCTGTTACCGGATACGCCAACCCATGTGATGGAAGTGGTGGGCATCCTCAAAAGCTATGGGGTGGTGCTCAAGGCCTATGCCGAAAATCTCTGCGACATTAGTCAGCGGCAGTTTCTGGTGCTCTTTCCCTTTTTCAAATACTTCAACGGTGAGATTACCATTCCCAAGCTGCTGCGCCACTGGTGGCACGACCGCATTAACTACGAATACGCCGAATACTGTATGCGTGCCATGATGTGGCATGGGGGCGGCGGTCTTGATGCCTTCCTTGATTCGGCAGAATTTCGGCAATTGGCGGCCAAGGCGATCGCCGCTAAACTGCGGGGCAATCCCCTGATGCAATTCGTGAACCAGCTTTTTCCAGAGTTTTTGCTGGAAACAGTGCGGATGCTTTGCTACTACAGTGGCTTGGGGCAGTTTTGGACGGTGATGTATCCCATCTTTCTCACCTTGAGCGATTGCTACGATGCGGGTGAGATTCGCAGCATTCCCGATGTCGTAGATCATATTCGCGCGGGACTGATTGCGGCTGCCGATCGCCCCATTACCTACAGCGTTACCATTCACGGCCAAACTTACGATATTCTGCCGGCTAGCGCTGGTCTTACCTTTTTAGCTGACACCGCCATTCCCTATGTCGAAGCGGTGTTCCTGCGGGGTACCCCCTTCTTTGGCCTCATTTCCTTCAATGCCCAAGCGCAACAAATTTCCCGCGATCAAGCCGAATTTGGCTATGGCGCCCTGTTTGCGGATCCCATTCCCACGGGTGCGGCTGGTATTCCTCCCACACTGCTCATGCAGGATATGCGCCACTATCTCCCTCCCTATCTTTTAGAGTTCTATCGTCGCCAAGGCCGAGGGGAAGACGATCTGCGCGTGAAAATTTGCCAAACCTTCCAAAAATCAATGTTTTGCGTCACCACAGCGGCAATCACCGCCCTTGCCCCCTATCCTTGGACGACCACTGACCCCCAAGAGCAAGCCGCCAATCGGGCATTCTACGAAACGTGGCTAGATCGCCTCGAAACCTCCCGACTCTGGAACGTGCAACTGAGCAACTAA
- the glyA gene encoding serine hydroxymethyltransferase, protein MTHIDWLAQTDPLVAEMVQREIQRQQQHLELIASENFTSPAVMAAQGTVLTNKYAEGLPGKRYYGGCEFVDEVEQLAIDRAKELFAAAHANVQPHSGAQANFAVFLALLNPGDTIMGMDLSHGGHLTHGSPVNVSGKWFNVVHYGVHPETERLDMDQVRDLARQHRPKLIICGYSAYPRVIPFAEFRQIADEVGAYLMADIAHIAGLVATGHHPNPVPLCDVVTTTTHKTLRGPRGGLILTRDEELGKKFDKAVFPGTQGGPLEHVIAAKAVAFGEALKPEFKAYSGQVIRNAQALAAGLQARQLRLVSGGTDNHLMLIDLRSVNLTGKEADRLMGEINITTNKNTIPFDPASPFVTSGLRLGTPALTTRGFTEAEFTEIAEIISDRLHAPEDEVIKNRCRERVAALCAQFPLYPHLQLPQPVLA, encoded by the coding sequence ATGACCCATATTGATTGGCTTGCGCAAACGGATCCCTTGGTCGCTGAAATGGTACAGCGGGAAATCCAGCGGCAGCAGCAACACCTTGAACTGATTGCCAGCGAAAACTTTACTTCTCCTGCGGTGATGGCCGCTCAAGGCACAGTTCTCACCAACAAATATGCCGAGGGATTGCCCGGTAAACGCTACTACGGTGGCTGCGAATTTGTGGATGAAGTAGAGCAACTGGCCATCGATCGCGCCAAGGAACTCTTTGCCGCCGCCCACGCCAATGTGCAACCCCACTCCGGTGCCCAAGCCAATTTTGCCGTCTTTTTGGCACTGCTCAATCCCGGCGATACGATTATGGGGATGGATTTGTCCCACGGTGGCCATCTCACCCACGGTTCCCCCGTCAACGTTTCTGGTAAATGGTTTAACGTCGTTCACTACGGTGTCCATCCTGAAACAGAACGCCTCGATATGGACCAGGTGCGGGATTTAGCGCGGCAGCACCGTCCTAAGCTGATCATCTGCGGCTATTCCGCCTATCCACGCGTCATTCCCTTTGCCGAGTTTCGCCAAATTGCCGATGAAGTGGGGGCCTACCTCATGGCCGATATTGCCCACATTGCCGGTTTGGTTGCCACAGGTCACCATCCCAATCCGGTGCCCCTTTGCGATGTGGTCACCACCACCACCCATAAAACCCTGCGCGGCCCTCGCGGCGGCCTGATTCTTACCCGTGATGAAGAGTTGGGCAAAAAGTTCGATAAAGCCGTCTTTCCCGGTACCCAAGGGGGGCCATTGGAGCACGTTATTGCCGCTAAGGCGGTGGCCTTTGGTGAAGCCCTTAAGCCCGAGTTTAAAGCCTATTCTGGCCAAGTGATCCGCAATGCCCAAGCCCTCGCTGCGGGGCTGCAAGCGCGACAACTGCGCCTTGTCTCTGGGGGCACCGATAACCACTTGATGCTGATTGACCTGCGATCGGTAAATCTAACGGGCAAAGAGGCCGATCGCCTGATGGGGGAAATCAATATCACCACCAATAAAAATACGATTCCCTTTGACCCTGCCTCTCCCTTTGTCACCAGTGGTCTGCGGTTAGGAACCCCAGCGTTGACAACCCGTGGCTTCACTGAGGCTGAGTTTACGGAAATCGCCGAAATTATTAGCGATCGCCTGCATGCCCCCGAGGATGAGGTGATTAAAAACCGCTGCCGCGAGCGGGTGGCTGCCCTCTGTGCTCAATTTCCCCTCTATCCCCACTTGCAATTGCCGCAACCAGTGCTAGCCTGA
- a CDS encoding glycosyltransferase family 4 protein, translating into MLYHLIAFLAAIAVVLLVTPIVNDFGQKAGFVDRPNERKIHTRPMVRLGGVSIFLGNLVALLIVWNAGGFGVLPQPAEYEIWGVTLGGVAFFLIGLADDLLTLPALLRLVLQFLVAGIVWAVGVKIRIITVPLVGTVDLGWLSLPLTTVWLVGIANAINFIDGVDGLAAGVSGIAASAMLFVCMLMGEPEAGLLAAALAGGALGFLRYNFNPAQIFMGDGGAYFMGFTLAGLGVIGLVKAYTAVAILLPLLILAVPIVDTSTVVFNRLLKGQSPFAPDKGHLHHRLLKAGLSQRMTVLFIYCLTLWVGSLALALAGLPGGWGYAVAASLLMGFAAWYVWERVRNNEDD; encoded by the coding sequence ATGCTGTACCACCTGATTGCCTTCCTTGCTGCCATTGCCGTTGTTCTGTTGGTCACTCCCATTGTCAATGACTTTGGCCAGAAGGCAGGGTTTGTGGATAGACCTAATGAACGCAAAATTCACACCCGCCCAATGGTGCGCCTCGGTGGCGTCTCCATTTTTCTTGGTAATCTGGTGGCACTGCTGATTGTCTGGAATGCCGGCGGATTTGGTGTTTTACCCCAGCCAGCGGAGTATGAAATTTGGGGGGTCACTCTTGGCGGGGTGGCCTTTTTCCTCATTGGCCTAGCGGATGATCTGCTGACTTTACCAGCGCTTCTACGCCTTGTCCTGCAATTTCTGGTGGCGGGTATTGTCTGGGCGGTGGGGGTCAAAATTCGCATTATCACAGTGCCTTTGGTGGGAACTGTTGACCTCGGCTGGCTCAGTTTGCCCTTGACCACAGTGTGGCTAGTGGGCATTGCCAATGCCATTAACTTCATTGATGGGGTAGATGGGCTAGCAGCAGGGGTGTCGGGGATTGCTGCCTCAGCAATGCTGTTTGTCTGTATGCTGATGGGGGAGCCGGAGGCAGGACTATTGGCAGCTGCCTTGGCAGGAGGTGCCTTGGGGTTTCTACGCTATAACTTCAATCCGGCACAAATTTTTATGGGCGATGGCGGCGCCTACTTCATGGGTTTTACCCTTGCAGGTTTGGGCGTGATTGGACTCGTCAAGGCCTATACGGCGGTGGCCATTCTACTGCCCCTACTGATTTTGGCCGTGCCCATTGTGGACACCTCAACCGTTGTTTTTAACCGCCTCCTGAAAGGGCAGTCTCCCTTTGCCCCCGATAAGGGACATCTACACCATCGCTTGCTCAAGGCTGGTCTTTCTCAGCGGATGACGGTGCTGTTTATCTATTGCCTAACGCTATGGGTGGGGAGTCTGGCCTTGGCCTTGGCTGGTTTGCCGGGGGGATGGGGCTATGCCGTGGCTGCCTCCCTTTTGATGGGCTTTGCCGCTTGGTATGTATGGGAACGGGTGCGCAACAACGAAGATGACTGA
- a CDS encoding competence/damage-inducible protein A: MSAEIICVGTELLLGEILNSNAQFLAQQLASLGIPHYYQTVVGDNPTRIKKVVAIACDRARLLIFTGGLGPTPDDLTTETLADFFQAPLEERPEIITDLERKYAHRGGFSPSNRKQALLPAGAQILPNPIGSAPGMIWQPRTGLTILTFPGVPAEMKQMWQETAVPFLRSQGWGKEVIYSRVLRFWGIPESVLAEKVAAQIAREHPTVAPYASNGETRLRITVRAKDEAEAQQLIQPVEAEIRQIVGLDCYGADEDTLASAVARLLQERQQTVAVAESCTGGGLGEMLTRLPGSSLSFKGGVIAYANDVKVTLLGVNPEDLEQEGAVSAVVAAQMALGVKTRLGSDWGVSITGIAGPGGATLSKPVGLVYIGVALPNGEVMTREFRFSGQRGRDWVRHLSAMNALDVLRRQLLVNR; encoded by the coding sequence ATGAGCGCAGAGATTATTTGCGTGGGCACAGAATTGCTGCTGGGGGAAATTCTCAACAGCAATGCCCAGTTTTTAGCGCAACAACTGGCGAGCTTGGGTATTCCCCACTATTACCAAACTGTCGTTGGCGACAATCCCACGCGGATTAAGAAAGTCGTCGCTATTGCCTGCGATCGCGCCCGCCTATTGATTTTCACGGGTGGCCTTGGCCCCACGCCCGATGACCTGACAACGGAAACCCTAGCGGATTTCTTTCAAGCCCCCCTTGAAGAACGCCCGGAAATTATTACTGACCTAGAACGCAAGTATGCCCATCGCGGCGGCTTTAGTCCCAGTAACCGTAAACAGGCGCTCCTGCCTGCGGGCGCCCAGATTTTGCCCAACCCGATTGGCAGTGCCCCCGGTATGATTTGGCAGCCGCGCACGGGTCTGACAATTCTCACCTTTCCCGGTGTTCCCGCCGAAATGAAGCAGATGTGGCAAGAAACTGCGGTGCCCTTTTTGCGCTCCCAGGGCTGGGGAAAAGAGGTGATTTACAGCCGTGTGCTGCGTTTCTGGGGCATCCCTGAATCGGTACTTGCGGAAAAAGTGGCTGCCCAAATTGCCCGTGAGCATCCCACGGTGGCGCCCTATGCCAGCAATGGGGAAACCCGCCTCCGCATTACCGTCCGTGCCAAGGACGAAGCAGAAGCCCAGCAATTGATTCAACCCGTTGAAGCAGAAATCCGCCAAATTGTCGGCCTAGATTGCTACGGTGCGGATGAGGATACCCTTGCCAGTGCGGTAGCGCGGCTGCTTCAGGAACGACAGCAAACAGTGGCAGTGGCAGAGTCCTGCACCGGCGGTGGCCTTGGGGAGATGCTAACCCGTTTGCCGGGGAGTTCCCTCTCGTTTAAGGGGGGCGTAATTGCCTACGCCAATGATGTCAAGGTAACTCTACTGGGGGTCAATCCTGAGGACTTAGAGCAAGAAGGTGCCGTGAGTGCCGTGGTGGCTGCCCAGATGGCCCTAGGCGTGAAAACGCGTTTAGGCAGTGACTGGGGCGTCAGTATTACCGGGATTGCTGGCCCCGGCGGCGCGACGCTCAGTAAGCCAGTGGGATTGGTGTATATTGGCGTGGCACTGCCCAATGGCGAGGTCATGACCCGTGAATTTCGCTTTAGTGGTCAACGGGGACGGGATTGGGTGCGGCATCTCAGTGCTATGAATGCCCTCGATGTCTTGCGGCGGCAGTTATTGGTGAATCGATGA
- a CDS encoding YadA family autotransporter adhesin has translation MQRSIAVGISNTVNGGTVANHAIGSNNNLGPNINTENTAVGHNNQINRVNAQNHAFGSNNTIGIGAPIPDEDKGNNNTALGAQNQVGTTGTPSGSGSFPNAARNNNTAVGYQNVADGIANANTTGSNNTAIGMQNRAEGDNNTAVGMQNRATQANATAVGMQNRATQANATAVGMQNRATQANATAVGMQNRATQANATAVGMQNRATQANATAVGMQNRATQANATAVGMQNRAQGANSTAMGMQNSANAANATAVGMQNNYDGTYLTPGENSTAVGMQNRAQGDRSTAMGFVNQALGNDSSAVGFANTAQGVQSSAVGFANTAQGANSTAMGFVNQANADNTTAVGFVNQANAVNATAMGMQNSANAANATAVGRQNFATQQDATAVGSGNQAQGVRSSAVGFANTAQGLDSTAMGSGNQATQNNATAVGRQNLAQGADSTAMGFLNQANAANATAVGSGNQALGARSIAIGHQSTANPADSIAIGQTAQVVGGATDGVAIGRGATVQHANSVAIGANSVTTQANVVSVGAPGAERKVVNVAPGIIAPTSTDAINGSQLSALINQLFATGICSITNATVTCGNIALGNAANPGGANSIAIGNNSTTGANNAIAFGPSAQAIHPNSVAIGAGSVTTAPNTVSVGAPGAERRITNVATPINPTDAVNKAYVDGMGAVALGAANAYTDAQINQLRGEAFAGIASAAALMPIVPARSGQTTFNVGFATYGGYSAAGMAIAHQIGPVIIDAGASFSSAGYPLARIGIGARF, from the coding sequence TTGCAACGGTCTATTGCTGTTGGTATTAGCAACACAGTAAATGGTGGCACTGTCGCCAATCATGCGATCGGTAGCAACAATAACCTTGGGCCAAACATAAATACCGAAAACACTGCTGTTGGTCATAATAACCAAATTAACAGAGTTAATGCTCAGAATCATGCCTTTGGCTCTAACAACACAATCGGCATTGGAGCGCCTATTCCAGATGAAGACAAAGGCAACAATAACACTGCCCTAGGAGCACAAAATCAAGTCGGCACAACTGGAACACCCAGTGGATCAGGTTCTTTTCCCAACGCAGCTCGCAATAACAATACCGCAGTCGGTTATCAAAACGTTGCTGATGGCATTGCGAATGCGAATACAACTGGCAGTAACAACACCGCCATTGGCATGCAGAACCGAGCCGAGGGTGATAACAACACTGCTGTGGGGATGCAGAACCGAGCCACCCAAGCAAACGCCACCGCTGTGGGGATGCAGAACCGAGCCACCCAAGCAAACGCCACCGCTGTGGGGATGCAGAACCGAGCCACCCAAGCAAACGCCACCGCTGTGGGGATGCAGAACCGAGCCACCCAAGCAAACGCCACCGCTGTGGGGATGCAGAACCGAGCCACCCAAGCAAACGCCACCGCTGTGGGGATGCAGAACCGAGCCACCCAAGCAAACGCCACCGCTGTGGGGATGCAGAACCGAGCCCAAGGAGCTAATAGCACCGCGATGGGGATGCAGAATTCAGCGAATGCAGCAAATGCCACCGCCGTGGGGATGCAGAATAATTATGATGGCACCTACCTGACCCCTGGCGAAAACAGTACCGCTGTGGGGATGCAGAACCGAGCCCAAGGAGATAGAAGCACCGCAATGGGGTTTGTGAACCAAGCTCTGGGAAATGACAGCAGTGCGGTTGGCTTTGCAAACACTGCACAAGGAGTTCAGAGCAGCGCGGTTGGCTTTGCAAACACTGCACAAGGAGCTAATAGCACCGCAATGGGGTTTGTGAACCAAGCCAACGCAGACAACACTACAGCTGTGGGGTTTGTGAACCAAGCCAATGCAGTAAATGCCACCGCGATGGGGATGCAGAATTCAGCGAATGCAGCAAATGCCACCGCCGTGGGTAGACAGAACTTTGCCACTCAACAGGACGCCACCGCCGTAGGCTCTGGTAACCAAGCCCAAGGAGTTCGGAGCAGCGCGGTTGGCTTTGCAAACACCGCCCAAGGGCTTGACAGCACCGCAATGGGTTCGGGCAACCAAGCCACCCAAAACAATGCCACCGCTGTGGGGAGGCAGAACCTAGCCCAAGGAGCTGACAGCACCGCAATGGGGTTTTTGAACCAAGCAAATGCAGCAAACGCCACCGCTGTAGGCTCTGGCAACCAAGCGCTGGGGGCTCGTAGTATTGCCATTGGCCACCAAAGTACTGCAAATCCCGCTGATAGTATTGCAATTGGTCAGACTGCCCAAGTCGTGGGTGGTGCTACTGATGGTGTGGCCATTGGTAGAGGTGCCACAGTTCAACATGCCAACAGTGTGGCCATTGGGGCAAACTCTGTAACAACACAGGCCAATGTTGTGTCTGTTGGTGCCCCCGGTGCTGAACGCAAGGTTGTCAATGTTGCGCCTGGCATCATTGCACCAACGAGTACGGATGCAATCAATGGCAGTCAGCTCTCTGCCCTCATCAACCAACTGTTTGCTACTGGAATTTGTTCAATCACTAACGCAACAGTAACGTGCGGTAACATTGCTTTGGGAAATGCTGCTAACCCTGGGGGTGCTAATAGTATTGCCATTGGCAACAATTCAACGACGGGTGCCAATAATGCCATTGCCTTTGGCCCATCGGCACAGGCCATCCATCCCAACAGTGTGGCCATTGGCGCTGGCTCTGTAACAACAGCTCCCAACACGGTTTCTGTGGGCGCCCCAGGAGCAGAACGCCGCATTACCAATGTCGCCACCCCCATCAATCCAACGGATGCTGTCAATAAAGCCTATGTTGACGGCATGGGAGCAGTGGCCTTGGGAGCAGCGAATGCCTACACCGATGCTCAAATCAATCAATTACGGGGAGAGGCTTTTGCGGGCATTGCCTCGGCAGCAGCACTCATGCCGATTGTGCCGGCACGTTCTGGTCAAACCACATTTAATGTGGGATTTGCAACCTACGGTGGATACAGTGCAGCCGGGATGGCTATAGCCCACCAAATCGGACCGGTGATTATTGATGCAGGGGCAAGTTTTTCTAGTGCAGGCTATCCCTTAGCACGCATTGGTATCGGCGCCCGTTTTTAG